The genomic segment GCTTCCACGAGCTTGAGCCGCGCCGAGGGCGTCAGTTCGCGGCGCGCCAGCAGGGCTCCGCGCAGCCTGGGGTTATCCCCCTGCTCGCCCGCAAGGGCAGCCAGCGTCTCCGGACGATAGGCGATGTCGGTGCGCGCCAAAAGCTTGAGCGTGACCCCGATCTCCCCGCGCGCGATGACCGCCTCGGCGATCCGCGTGCTCAGCCTGGCGCGCTCGGCCAGCGCCAACAGCATCGTGAGGTCGCCGTTGCGCGCCAACCCGATGAGGTCGGCATCGATCAGCGCCGGCGAATACTGGGCCACGGCCCGCGAGATGACGGCCGCATCCTGAAGCAGCGCCAGCAGGATCGGGCGCGGCGCCTCGATGGCATGCAGCAGCCCATAGGCGAGCGCTGCCCGCACCTTGACCGACGGATCGTCGAGGAAGCCGATGAGAGCGGCATAGAGGGCGGCATGCTCGTCGGCGGGGCCCAGATGACCCAGATAGGCCATGGCCGCCAGATGGGCAGCCCTGCCCCGATCTTCGCTGTCTGCCGACTGGGTGAGCGCGACGAACTCGTGATACGCAACCATCCGATGCCCCCGGAACTAACCGGGCGACCTTACGGCGTAACGTTTAAGGAACGGTTCACCACGTTCGTTTGCCGCTCATTGACCATAGAGCTGCGTGAAGAACGCCGCCCCGGCCGCAGCCTCGGGCTGCTCGACGGGCGACCCGCTCGGACCGCTCGCCTCGGTCGAGAACAACGAGACGAACGACATGTCCTGTGGCCCGAACCGCGAGGGGATGACCGTCTGCGGGGTCTGGCCGGCCTGCTGGGCGAGTTGCTGGGCCGCAAAGGCCGTGTCCGTCGCCCCGGGCGTCACGGCGTGCTTGGCCACCAGGGACTTATAGACCTCGCGGATCGTGCGCGGCTGGCCGTCCGAATAGAAGATCGCCGGATTGGCGTTGGCCTGCTTGGGAAAGAGCTTGGCCGCGATCTGGTCGGGGTTCTGCAATCCGGCCGTGAACATCTTCTCGGCGCCCTTCGCTCCCAGGAAATGCGCGATGTAGAGTTCGCCCGGGCTGGGCATGCGCCCGAACCGCTGCTGGAGGTAGTCGCCATTGGTCTTGGTGAAGGCTGCCGCCAGGTCCGCCGCGATCTGCGGGTCCTCGCGCAGCTTGAGAACTTCGGCGCGTAACTTCGGGTCCTGAATCACGAAATCGCCGTCGGCGGTTTCCTTGATGGCGTCCGCGTAGTTCTGGTAGCCCAGCCGCGGCCCTTCCTGCTTCATCACCTGCAGCCAGGTGCCTTCGAGGAACTGGAAGAGCCCCACGGCCGAGGATGTACGGGCCTTGGCCTGTGGATTGAGGCTGCTCTCGCGCATCGCCGTCTGCAGCAGATAGTCGAAATCCACCCCGTTCTTGTTCCCTGCGGAATTAAGAACGTAGGCCAGACTCTGCGGCACCGAAATCGGCTGAACACCCATCGAGGAATCAAACCCTGAAGACCAGGGTTAATAAAACCTGAACAACGGTTAACGGCGCATTAACCTTGCCACTTGGAGACGACTTCCTCGAGCGCCGGACGCGGCCGGTCCTCGATGACCACGCTCGGCGTGCCGATCATGATGAAGCCCACGAACCGCTCCCCTTCCCGCGCACCCAGCATCGCTGCCGCCTCGGTGTCGTAGCTGTACCAGCGCGTCACCCATTGCGCGGCGTAGCCCAGGGCGTAGGCGGCATGCTCCAGGTTGAACGCCACGTTGCCCGCCGAGATCAGTTGCTCGAAATGCGGAATCTTGGGGCTGGGCTTGGGGGCGGAAAGCACGCCGATCGTCAGTGGCGCCGGCAAGAACTGACGACGTTCGATCTCCATTCCCGCCTCGTCGAGGTTGGAATTGTTGCGCTTGGCGATCTCTGCCAGCTTTTCCCCGGCCCGAATCCGGTCGTCGCCTTCGATCAGGATGAGTCGCCAGGGCGCCAGCTTGCCGTGGTCGGGAACGCGCGTGCCGATAGTGAGAATTTGACGCAGCTCTTCGGGCGAAGGCCCCGGTTCCTTGAGGAATGCCTGGCCTACCGAACGGCGGGTGAGCAGGTAATCGAGCACTTCGGCTTTGACGGTCATGGTCTTGGTCCTTGCGAGCGTGGCGTCCTTATGACACAGCTTTTCCCAATTCAAAGCCTAGAGCTTGTTTCCTGTTCGAATTCCGCCGTCGGGGCGACGGCAAGAGGTTATGTTTTGGCACGCAATTCCTGGGTGATGGCCATCGGCGTCCTGGCCGCTCTGTTCGCGCCGCAACTTGCGGCGGCCCAGGAGGCTCCCGAGCCGCGCCCACGCGCCGAACACGATGCCGCCCAGGCCCGGGCCGCCGGCGAGACGCCGCCCGAGGCCCCCGCCGACGATGCCGCTTCCGCCCTCGCCGAACCGGGCGAAGTTCCCGGCGTCCCCACCGAGACCCCTGCGACCAGCGCCATCGAGGCCGTCACGCAGGCGCCCCAGCCCGTCCATCTCAAGGCCCGGGTCACCGACAAGGGCGA from the Youhaiella tibetensis genome contains:
- a CDS encoding transglycosylase SLT domain-containing protein, producing MGVQPISVPQSLAYVLNSAGNKNGVDFDYLLQTAMRESSLNPQAKARTSSAVGLFQFLEGTWLQVMKQEGPRLGYQNYADAIKETADGDFVIQDPKLRAEVLKLREDPQIAADLAAAFTKTNGDYLQQRFGRMPSPGELYIAHFLGAKGAEKMFTAGLQNPDQIAAKLFPKQANANPAIFYSDGQPRTIREVYKSLVAKHAVTPGATDTAFAAQQLAQQAGQTPQTVIPSRFGPQDMSFVSLFSTEASGPSGSPVEQPEAAAGAAFFTQLYGQ
- a CDS encoding nitroreductase, translated to MTVKAEVLDYLLTRRSVGQAFLKEPGPSPEELRQILTIGTRVPDHGKLAPWRLILIEGDDRIRAGEKLAEIAKRNNSNLDEAGMEIERRQFLPAPLTIGVLSAPKPSPKIPHFEQLISAGNVAFNLEHAAYALGYAAQWVTRWYSYDTEAAAMLGAREGERFVGFIMIGTPSVVIEDRPRPALEEVVSKWQG